Within the Dehalococcoidia bacterium genome, the region GGCCATCCAGTCATGTTCCCTCAAATTTTATTTGTAGGAAGCGCTGTCAGATGCTCTATGCAATTCAGAACTCCTGTAGACGATGAAAATACTTTGCATGTTACGTGGTTTTTTTATCGTGCAGCTCCTGGCCAGAACGTAGAAAAGCAAAAAAGCATTCCATATTTTGATGTTCCTCTTGTTGATAAGGATGGCCAACTGATCGAGGATCTTGTTAATCATCAAGACTTTGTAGCTTGGGTTACCCAAGGAGGCATAGCTCCAAGGCATAGAGAGCATTTAGGAGAATCAGACCGAGGTATCATCTTATACAGAAAATTACTTTCTGAACAAATGGAAGTTGTCCAAGACGGAGGTGACCCGATGGGGACCGTCAGAGACGAGAATGAAAACGAGTGCATTAGATTGCCGTTAGAGCATTGGCCTTCAATGAATAACCCTGAAAGAATGGCACGATTTGTACCATCTCAGGCAGGTCAAACAGATCAACATGTAAAGGCGATTGAGGCATTCTTGAGGCCATGGGCTGAAGTTCCACCGTGGGAAGAAACTGTAGCTAAATAAATTCATACTCCGCAGAATATCGGGGTATGGTTTATAGTGCAGATAATGCCATTTTCATTTTTTAGAAGCCCAGCATCACGAGGCCTGGTCAATTTATACACGGGTACGTTTCTATCAGGGATGGGGTGGTCGATGGTTTTCCCTGGCATAGCGATAATGCCAAGCTTCTTTGATGTTTCAATCGGTGCAGCAGCACAAGTGGTTACTCTTTATGGCATTGGTCGCTTTGCAGCTATGCCCGTAGCTGGGCAGATTATCGATAGAGCGGGTTCTAGGGCAAGTTTGATTGCAGGCACTATTTTGATAGCCTCAGGGGCTGCTATGGCCTGTATCGTACCTTGGTTTCTGCTAGTACTAGTTGCTTCTTTTGTTATTGGTTCAGGAGATGGACTTTGGGCCATGGGGCGTGAAGTTTCAGGGGTGGATTTGGTCAAATTAGACCAAAGAGGTCGGGTTTTATCAGGTTTTCATGGTATGCATTCTGGAGGGTTTGCAGTAGGGCCATTGCTTGGT harbors:
- a CDS encoding aromatic ring-hydroxylating dioxygenase subunit alpha translates to IPEENGLRCMYHGWMMDETGQCVEQPFEETVRPDGRFKEKVKIAGYPVQVLAGMIFAYMGPQPAPLLPNWEPFTWEDGWSEVALAKLPCNWLQCMENSMDPVHLEWLHGYWGVRQQHEKAVKLGLAKADEFGILPKKHQKIGFDVFEYGIVKRRITEGIDESHGDWAVGHPVMFPQILFVGSAVRCSMQFRTPVDDENTLHVTWFFYRAAPGQNVEKQKSIPYFDVPLVDKDGQLIEDLVNHQDFVAWVTQGGIAPRHREHLGESDRGIILYRKLLSEQMEVVQDGGDPMGTVRDENENECIRLPLEHWPSMNNPERMARFVPSQAGQTDQHVKAIEAFLRPWAEVPPWEETVAK